A portion of the Salvelinus fontinalis isolate EN_2023a chromosome 32, ASM2944872v1, whole genome shotgun sequence genome contains these proteins:
- the LOC129830749 gene encoding twist-related protein-like isoform X1, with protein sequence MFGDMMCSPVGSRSPVDSAGNSEEEIDQHRRPRRGTRKQWASRRRPREQDEDEEDEGNRNIQSPEKKRGKRRGSDWSDISSVSSLPRSLEDTQHQRVMANVRERQRTQSLNQAFASLRQIIPTLPSDKLSKIQTLKLATRYIDFLHHVLQGEGMGLDLDEAHVSGAASCGYVAHDRLSYVFSVWRMEEEAWPGSVTSH encoded by the exons ATGTTTGGGGACATGATGTGTTCCCCGGTGGGGTCTCGGTCTCCGGTCGACAGCGCTGGGAACAGTGAGGAAGAGATCGACCAACACCGGCGGCCACGTAGAGGCACCAGAAAACAGTGGGCAAGCCGAAGGAGACCGAGGGAGCAGGATGAAGATGAAGAAGACGAGGGGAACCGGAATATCCAAAGCCcggagaagaagagggggaagaggagaggaagtgaCTGGAGTGACATCAGCAGTGTGAGCAGCCTACCCAGGTCTCTGGAGGACACACAGCATCAGCGTGTCATGGCTAACGTACGGGAGCGACAGAGGACCCAGTCACTCAACCAGGCCTTCGCCTCGCTACGACAGATCATCCCCACACTGCCCTCAGACAAACTCAGCAAGATCCAGACTCTCAAACTGGCCACGCGGTACATAG ACTTCCTCCACCACGTGCTGCAGGGCGAGGGTATGGGCCTGGATTTGGACGAGGCACATGTGTCAGGAGCAGCCAGCTGTGGTTACGTGGCCCATGACCGTCTGAGCTATGTCTTCTCAGtgtggaggatggaggaggaagcaTGGCCGGGGTCCGTTACATCACACTAG
- the LOC129830749 gene encoding twist-related protein-like isoform X2: MFGDMMCSPVGSRSPVDSAGNSEEEIDQHRRPRRGTRKQWASRRRPREQDEDEEDEGNRNIQSPEKKRGKRRGSDWSDISSVSSLPRSLEDTQHQRVMANVRERQRTQSLNQAFASLRQIIPTLPSDKLSKIQTLKLATRYIGRGYGPGFGRGTCVRSSQLWLRGP, encoded by the exons ATGTTTGGGGACATGATGTGTTCCCCGGTGGGGTCTCGGTCTCCGGTCGACAGCGCTGGGAACAGTGAGGAAGAGATCGACCAACACCGGCGGCCACGTAGAGGCACCAGAAAACAGTGGGCAAGCCGAAGGAGACCGAGGGAGCAGGATGAAGATGAAGAAGACGAGGGGAACCGGAATATCCAAAGCCcggagaagaagagggggaagaggagaggaagtgaCTGGAGTGACATCAGCAGTGTGAGCAGCCTACCCAGGTCTCTGGAGGACACACAGCATCAGCGTGTCATGGCTAACGTACGGGAGCGACAGAGGACCCAGTCACTCAACCAGGCCTTCGCCTCGCTACGACAGATCATCCCCACACTGCCCTCAGACAAACTCAGCAAGATCCAGACTCTCAAACTGGCCACGCGGTACATAG GGCGAGGGTATGGGCCTGGATTTGGACGAGGCACATGTGTCAGGAGCAGCCAGCTGTGGTTACGTGGCCCATGA